The sequence below is a genomic window from Halolamina litorea.
CTCGATACGTACATCGAGAACCGCGAACCCGTCCAGCCCACCGACGCCAACAGCTACGGCACCGCCCACGGCGGGAACGTCACCAAGTGGATGGACGAGGTCGGCGCGCTCTCGGCGACCCGTTTCGCCGGCGAGAGCTGTGTCACCGCCTCCATCGCACGGATGGACTTCGAGCGACCGATCCCCGTCGGCGAGACGGCGGTGATCCGGGGGTACGTCTACGACGCCGGCGAGACGA
It includes:
- a CDS encoding acyl-CoA thioesterase, which produces MPDLLDTYIENREPVQPTDANSYGTAHGGNVTKWMDEVGALSATRFAGESCVTASIARMDFERPIPVGETAVIRGYVYDAGETSVDVRLEAFREKPRTGEREKTTESYFVFVAVDEAGDPQPVPDLTTETERASMLQRKARDGRTD